Below is a window of Electrophorus electricus isolate fEleEle1 chromosome 12, fEleEle1.pri, whole genome shotgun sequence DNA.
TTCTGCAACAGGTAGGATCATTGTTCTTTGTGTGGAAAGATCTGTCCTGTTATATTGTTCTTAGTGAATCATCATAGCCTAAGAGCTTATTTTGGTAACCTGTACATCCCCATCTTTTTTCTCAGTCTCCATCTTCCcttgatttttttgtgttttgaaaatattcttttcctaatttgtaacatatgaagcaTTGTGAATGCGGTAGAAGGGGTACAGACTGTCTATGCTTGCGTTATTCGCTGGTGTTCAGAATGAGAAGACAGCATTTTAGTTCAAGCGTAAGGATTGATTTAATATTGTCTGACCAGTTGTGTCAATTCCACTTCGGTTCATTGGTTCAGTCCATTTGTTAAGAAATAAATATGGTTACCCACTTGAAATTGTACTACTACTTCCCTGCAGTTTGAACAGAGCACTTCACACAATGGCCCAAAAGAGCAAAACTTCATCTTAGCATTCTGGAGCACTTAATGAAAGCCCTCAAATGGCTACCTCTTAATTTGATGTCAaccaatacaatacaatatagcCACAAGAATGACCTTGGTGTGCTCCTAGTATCCACCACAATTGATCTCACTTTTGAAGTTATTGTGTAATGGAagtaaattattgtaattttatcTGATGTGCATTGCACAATTCCTTTACCATGCAAATGGAGGGATGGGGGAGTGCTGGAAAAATCTTTAGAATGTACCAGATTTCATTCCCATATATTTTCTCTCAGATGGATGTGAATGTGGGGAATTATGATGGCTTTACTGCAATTCATCATGCCTGTCAGAATGGGAAGTTTGACATGGTGAAGTACCTTATGTCTAAAGGAGCAACTACTCAGCTAAGAAACCGATTTGATTGCACCCCCTTGCAACTTGCCATCAAAAACACGTAAGTGATTAGACAATTTATTGTAAGAAGTTTGCTTAAATCCCTGTACTATAGATTACCTAAAAGGGGTTGTTGTAGCAAACATTCCAACAGGTACATTAAAATTTGAACTCATTGTAATTAAGAGCTTTGGTGTGTACTCGATGGCATTGAATATTTCAGGCactttaatataattaaaatcttGAAGCTGAAGGGAGCAACCATTACCCTGGAGCCTCTGCGCATTGCCATGGATCTTATCAAGTCAgttcctctcattctctttgttCAGCATTCTCAGTGCTTCCATCATGCTATAAGTTTggtctttgtctctctgctgATCAGGGCAGTCAAGACTGCAGACTATCAGCTTCTGCGTGCTTGGTATCTGGCTGGTGTGAACATGGACTATGGAGATTATAATGGAAGGACGGCTTTGCACACTGCAGTGAGGAACAAAGACCCATACATGGTGACAATACTACTGGAGTATGGAGCAGTCCCTTTGGTATGAGCCAAGCAAGCACATACCAACTGCTTTTTTTAGAAACACAGAAAGACCTGAAAAATACACATCTTCATCCCCCATCTCTGTTTCACTGTATTGCATGGTTTAACGGGTATTTCATAGCAACTGTTACTGCTGTCTGTTCTTCCTCTGTTAGGTTAAAGATCTATGGGGAAGGACTGCCTTGGATGAGGCTAGGATAAATAACCTGTCCAGCATCTTAAAGCTGTTTCACCCACGCTTCACCGATAAACACCACCCAGCAGCACAGTAAGCCTTGCCTATGACAGAAGCCAGCTGCAAACAGAGAACTTTACCCACATTTACACATCAACCAGCAGATGGGTATACATTCCACATGAGATCCCAGACTCGACCATTTTAACTTGAGTAACCTTTatacaaatattatttattgttatataaACTGTATTTAAAATCCATAAATGACAGATAAAAGGTTCACACATACTAGAGAAAAGATTAAAGATAACAGACAGTGCATGCATTTTCCTCTCATTTATTCCAAGATTAAAAAAGATACTTAGTCATGTGAAGCAAGGTCAGTCTGAAGTTAGTCATTTCCAGTTCAGTCAGGTATGGCATTTTAGGAATTTGGTCATTTTCACATTAGTCCAGGACAGTCTAGATTAAAattctgcacatgcaaagtTTTAAAGATAATATTACCATGTTATCTTGAACATGTTTTGGTCACTTTGTTTACACAGCTTTCATTAAGTATGGTCCAGTAAAAGCTGGCATAGTTGGTGGCATGTTTGGTCTAGTAGTTATAGCTGGCAGTGTAAAGGGACTTCATGGCAGCCTGGTCAGCCTGGCCTGTGGGCTTGTATTCGCCTTTAGATGCCAGACCGTTAATCTGCAGGgggagggtaaaaaaaaaaaaaaagtgtgttatCAGTTTGCCAGATCTGCATCTGCTGCTTCATACAGCTTTTGTTTTACATGTagaggccccgcccactcccCATAGGCTGCCTGTATGCTTCTAAAATTGTAGGAGTGCAGATACACTGCCTTGGAGTCTGGTTGGTTGTTTATTCTATTAAATtgtaaaaaagcaataaaaacataacataaaaaaacataaaaaatagaACAGGTTTAGGGATTTTAAAGAAGACAAGCCATCGACTCTGGACCTAAAGTAGTTGTTACCAATTTGGACAACTTTCGAGGGCATGCTCACCTTGGCTCGGGTGCAGAAGGCGTCTTGTGCAGCCTTCTTGTTTTCTGCCCGTCCTTTCCATGCAGCGAGGGCTGAAGCCTGGAGAGCACGGCCGTAGGAAAAGGTGAGTTTCCAGGGCTTGTGCAGAGGTGTCTGGTTGATGGCGTTCAGGTTGAGCGAAGCTTCCTCTTCACTCTGGCCTCCCGACAGGAAGCAGATGCCTGAGAGGTAAATGAAGATGTACACAGTGAGCATGGAATAAAgcactgaataaataaacaaacaaatgaataaaagtcTCCCCCGCCACCTGGTACTGCAGCAGGTACAGTACGTCTGAGCGCACtgactgttgccatggcaacctccTCTGGGGTGTACTTCTTGGTGCAGGAGTGTCCAGCTGTGACCATGTTGGGCTTGAGCAGAGTCCCCTCCAAGTACACATGATGGTCAGAGAGTGCTTTGTACACTGCAGCAAGGACCtaaagaaccaaaaaaaaaaaaaaaaaaaaaaaaaaagattacagaAGTTCTATACCAtggaatgtttgttttgatCTACTTTTTTTAGTGTCAGCGTGGAGCAAGCTCACCTTCTCTGTAACATACTGGCAGCGCTGCAGGTCATGATCTCCATCTGGGAGAATCTCAGGCTCAACAATAGGCACCAAGCCATTCTAAGGGAAAGAACAAGATACAGAAAAGTGAGGCATTGTGTTGGAACACAGTATGTTGAAAGGGGGTATATTTTAAAACCCATACAAGCGGGTCTCAATTCTTTTCATGTAGCTCATTCTCCCAACAGCAAGTCAGTTCCCCTTCCACCCCCTCCGTCACATCAAGTAGAATCACCTGCTGAATCAGCATCCGGGGGTGCACAGGCTGGCACATGGCTCCTCTGTTCTGCATAATGCCTGCCCTCATCATTTCAAACTAATGACCATGTGGCATCACTGAGTGCACTGCTGCCCACAAAAGGTGAACACTAATTGCTCAGTGCAGTCTCATGACCAAACAACAGATGATAACTGATTTTAGCACTTGGACATTTGTGTTTGATGAACAAAGCCAGTTTGTGTGCTTGGGAATCACCTGTTGGCAGATGCTGGCATATCGGCCGAGTACATTAGCATTTTCCGCAATGGAAAGAGCAGAGGGGCAACAGCCAGAGATCTTTAGCACACAGCGCCACTTAGCAAAGTCACAACCATCCTTTTTGTACTGAGCACAGCGTTCAGACAGGCCATCCAGTCCTGAGTGTGACAGGGATAAAATGGTTATCAAGATCCAAGTGCCTTTATATGGTGGTAAAGTCCTGATTGTGCTAACAACACAATGTTGTGCTAACAGAACACTTGAACATGCAACTGTGCTTCATCAAATCATGTTAGATTTACCCTGTGTGGTTGTCTCGTCATCAGTTCCATTCAGCCTTGCTGTTCCTTTGTCCACCTGATAAGAGCCGAGAGGCAAATGATACTCTACATCATACGATCACTTCTGTTAAACCTGTATTAGGATGTGTTTAGTGTATCCAAAAATATAGTTAATCTTTGTGTGAAAAAACAAGGGTAGAAATAAAGTCCCTCAAATGTCTGTCCAAAATACCAGTTTAACCTGTTGCATATGTAAAACTAAAGCAACATCATGCCTGTAGAATGAGGAGTGGAAAGAATTGCGCAAGGTGCACTTTGTCCTGTTGTTTAAGAAAGAGCTGATCAAGTATTCTCTGAGCATGCAAGTGTGAATAGTAAGGAAGAGACTTTTGTTCTTAGTGACCCCTCTAAGCAGTTTTGTATTTAGATTTGTATTTAGAACCTGATTATGGACATTTTTATGGGACTGGAATAATTTCTGTTCTTAAATAGGAACATTACCTTGATGCCAACTACAATGCCCTTATCCTTCACAAGCTTGGGGAATGGAACACTTGTGTTGGATTTCTGATAGAGAGTCTCATGGAAGAAAATGACTCCTCCCACGCTCTCAGAAATAGAAGCATCAACGGAGAACAGGAGGTCACGGAAGGTACGGCGGTTTTCCTCCGTGTTCTCCACATTGATCTTCTGCAGACGTTTCCCCATGGTGCCTGAAGTAGGATATGTTTGgatgatcatttaaaatttgtCTTATGGTCCTACTATGAGAAGTTATTAATAAGTTGTCATTAAATATACACAAGCAATATAATCacaaaattgttatttaaaatatagacTGAAATCCAAGATACTGAAACTGTGTTTGCTTTATTGTCAGTAGGccaaaaaatttgttttaaaaaactctTGCTAGACATTGTTTATGCAAAATGATGATGAACTCAAATGAGAATGACAATTGTTTAACTGAGATACTGAAAACTCTGACCTGTGGATTCATCTGCAGCCAGGATACCCTTTCCAGGAGCCACTATACGCTGTGCAATTGTTGCTAGCGCCTTCTTCTGCTCTGGAGAAAGGGCTGGGTACTGGTGGGTCATCCTGAAAAGAGGGGAACATGGAGTCAATTTAATTAATAGAATTGAGcaataaatgtttgcatgtattgctgtttgtgtgaatcTCCTGTTACTTAGCAGTTCTCTATGGTCTTTTGCGCGATCGGCAAATATTTGGCCTAACGTGGCAAGTCAAGAAGCAGATAAACTTGCTCCTCCCTATTAACAAGTAATAATGATCTACACTTTCTGGAACAGAAGTCGTCTAAAGGCTAAGCGCAAAAGTTGCTCTATGATAAGTTTCTACTCGAGCAAGAGTCTTGGACGATACATATTGCAACATTAATAAACGATTTATGCGTAGTTTGCTCTGGCCTTACATAGTTGTTCCAGCTGAGATCAAAAGTTGAAGTTTGTAAGATTAATTTCGtaagaacaaagaacaactTTGCAAGACTCTTCGGCTATGGACACGTGTCCTGGAAGCCTCGGAAATTCACGTAGTAGTTCGACAGATCATTCTATTACGTTCAACAAACGCCGAGACAAATAGGGAAAAAGCAGTAACATTTCACTCCAATATTGTCTATTTTGTGATGATACATCGGTTATGATATGGCTCACAAATAAACTAACCTTAAACGTTAAGTGGTTCTCTTAAGTTTAACAACAAGCAGCTATTATAGTGCAGTGTAAGTCGGTAACGATCCTTACTTGTTCGGTGGTCTAGATGTGTACCGCTGGAAATGCGAGATGATTAAAGGAAGCTGTTCCCGTGATTTAACACTATAGCCGCGATGAGGAACTCTCACAAAGTGGTATTTATTTCTCGCTGCGGTGGAGGTTGGGCAAAAAAGTCGTAGAACAGGCGTGCGCTGATCGCAGTGAAGCTATTGGTCAGGATATAGACGGGGGGCGTCAGCACGAACACAAGCCTGGGTCCAGGAGGAAAATGCCTAAACCAGTAGATGTGTTTGTTAAAAATGCAcgatttatttttatatatttgtagcaACTTCTTAAACACTATACGCAAATGAATTGTTTTACTATTTCCATTACTTGAACATTGAACATTACTTAAATTACTCCGCAAGATGTAGGTTATTCTGTAGTACATACGATCCACCAAAACAAGAACAGCCATGCCCTCTTTCGTCTTCTGATGTGAAGTGTGCCACACACAGTAACTAACATTTGatacattaatgttttttataatCGGCTTCGTGCGACGCAAGAGACAATGTCTTGCTGTAGACAGTAGACAGTTCCTTCGAACAAGCATGTGGGGTCATAAAAGGTAAACTTATTgtgacatttctgttttgtacAGTGTCGGTCTTTCATGAGTGGACTAGGGGGTTTAATTTGAGGACTACCTGTGAAATTTAGCTCTACTGGATCCGGACGTCAAGTCTGAATCTGATATTGCTGAAATGTTCAGTTTAAGAGCACAATATATAAGAATACTTATTCTGGTGAAGATGTTTTGGGGGAGGAATACGTTTTgcttctgaaaaatattttaataccaCTGCGATAcctcgtgtttgtgtgtgtgttctgcaatGTGATGCAAAAATGtagtgtgtcggggggggggagtggggtACGTAATTGTGTATTGGCTGATGTGATCGCATCAGTAAAAATGGGGTGGTGTCAACAGAACGGATGAATGGGACTGGAAAGCAGGGATATGAGCTAACTAAGAAACACTGAACGATGATGTAAAAAGAAGTGAGTGCTTATGTGCAGACATTTAGCCCAATAGTGAAAAAGTTGCTGTCTTTCACAATACGGACTCTGGACTTGTGACAAGGGTCTCAAAAACACCCAGTGGCAAAGTTCAAAAGACTCTTGTTCATGCctaaaacacaaagcagaatCCTGTAGACAGAATGAGCACCTTTGACCTCTGGACAGTAATTACGCACATGGGCTGGCACACAGAAAATCTAATGTAATCTCATCTGAACTTCAGCACCGACAGGGAAGGCATTTGGGCTAATAGATAAGCTTGAACAGCGGCTTTATACCATAGACCCATTTGTCATCAACGTAATTTTCAGATGAACTTATACAATTTAAGAAACAGGATTTTAAGCATGCAGAATTCAACACGTTAAGTTTCTCATAAAAGTTTTGtgttatttctatttaaatgGTCCTACCACCACCTGGTGGCGctccaataataataataatctactAACAATAATACACATCAGTAGCTAACGGAGTTTCCGTTTCCGCGACGCAGCCTTCCCcctctagctagctaaatggtCCGCAACATCAACATTTAGAAATTGGTCTGTTACATATTACACTAAGGTTGGTGCGCCTAGCATTGAACTTTATATATTCTTACATTGTGCTTACTTAAAACAGATATCGCTGCTGAAGTTGTTTTCCTCTGTGCatggtatttattttatttatttttgtcttagcTTGTCTAATCAGAACTCTCCGGTTCATTCGGTATAAATCTAGCCagctttagctagctagcgggATGTGTCAGTATAACTATGGGTAGTCAGAAGTAGCCATATACATAACAATAATTCCCATATTCATCAATGACAAAACATGTCTTTCATGTTGTAATGATCAGTGCAATCTGGTAGTAGTCAACCTGTGATGTGTAGGaggttatctagctagctagctaacttgaGGGCGTTTCTAAACTTATTGatcagctaacgctagctagctgcGCGTAATTGAGATTTTAAAAGGGATAAATCAGACATGAGCGAGCTGATGTTACGATGTGGGCACCCAATTTACTCTTTTatactacaaatatatataaagtctGCAACAATGCAAATTGTCAGTCGCACCTCAACGTTTTGGGTACATTAACGCCATCCTTGTAAATTGGCTACTTACCATGTCTACTCCATCTtatgtgttttcttgtttttcttgtggTCCAGAGCGACAACTGGCAGTACGTGATGTCTGCTCAGAAGCGCCCTTGTGACTCTAGTGGTTCTGGTCCTCCTGGTGCCCCCCCTGAGAAgcggagggagagggagggcaCCGAGGAAGCTGAGAGTCTTAATACAGGGGCAGGGGCAAGCACTGCAGTGGAAACGGTTATCAAACTTGGAGGTGTCTCCAATTCGGTGAGACCtggctttgtgtatttgtttgtgtgtgtctgtgtctgaaagagagaaacatgcagacagacaagtATATTATGTTTCTTTTCATCTCGAGTAAGGCCTTTTGTCATATCACAGTTGTTCTTCAGTTGTTGTTACtagtcatttttgttgtttgcccTGTTTTATCATGTCtaatttggcaaaaaaaaaaaattctgatagAGTATTGCcttaaaataatgtttagttTATGTGTTTCTTCCAGGAAGAGCAGGATATTAAGGCACTGTTGGTGAAAAATAGAAAGCTAGGAGAGGCCCTGGATCAAAGACAGGTAtaactttcacacacaaacatgagtgTTACTATTGTGACTGTAGATCAGCTTTTGCACATATCTATTCACATGCACATGTTTTGTCTTTCTGACCATTTGAAGGTTATTGAGGATGAgttgagagaaagagtggaaaGGCTTGAGACTCGCCAGGCTACAGATGATGCTAGTTTACTTATCCTCAACAGATACTGGAACCAGGTAATACCCCAATacaaaaatatgattaatatGTTGGTTTTATAAGTAACTATGTAATACTGGTCATAACCTTTAGTTATTATTGTGTGATTCACCTTACTGTTCTCCATACTGTTGTTCACAGTTTGATGAGAACGTGCGGTTAATTGCTTACCGCTACGACCAATCAGGGAGTGAACCCATTGACAGCCAGCctggggaggggcggggcctaAAGCCAGGCACACCAGAGCCAGACGGGGACTCTAATCAGGAGCGAGCAAAGGACAGAGGTGAGGGTTGCTGATGAGGGAATGACCATTTGTGGGGAGCAGGGCTTTGAAGTTTGTATTGAAAAGTTGTGCTTAGAGTGTGAGATAGGTATTTGATTGGTAGTTGGACATAATGAGGGAGAAATGCACAGAGTTAGCAGCAGTACACTGCGACTATTGGTATTCCGATGTTAGCAGTGGACTGAGCATGTGAGTGGACGTCTCTCTGAAACCATAAGCCAACACAGAGGAAAATGAGGGTGCAAAATCTGAGCAGGTTAGTAGAGAAAATGCTGTCATGACAGATGTGACTAGAACAATATTGTGAATGTATGACTTTTCCTTCAGGTCAACAGGGTGAAGGAGCAAGCTCGTTTCTTGCTATATTGGCCAGTAGCAGCAGTGAAGAGATGGAAGCAGAACTGCAGGAGAGGGTGGAATCTAGTTGCAAGCAAGCCAGTCATGCGGTAGAAATTTACAAGAGCTTGAACAGCACTGTAGATGAACTGAAGAAAGACCTGGAGTCTGGCACTGGTGAGAGATGCGgcatgggatttttttttaaaattaattaatttttttaaatacactgcTTACGTAggggtgtggggtttttttgtttgtttttgtgtgtgtgtgtgtgtgtgtgtgtgtgtgtgtgtgtgtgtgtgtgtgtgtgtgtgtgtgtgtgtgagaatttcaGAGGGAATTATCTGGGAGGTTGGCACCTGCCTCAACACCCTAGTGGCCAATGAAAATGAACGTCTTCGTCAGCTTACTGACAACCTCAAGCAAAAATATAGTCACATGACCAGTGAGGTGATTAAGCTATTGTGCTGGTTTCCTCTGTGTCTTACTTTTGGTGATTAGTTGGAACTATTTTACTCTATCTGCAGCTTTGGTGTCAAATTCTTAAAAAGTCAGAAGAGCCAAAAAACTTCCTTTTGGCTCCTGAGGTTAGGATTAAGCTTAGGTATTGCTTTAACCTTTTCACAGTAAAGTACAACTCTATGGAAATGCCACAAAATACCCCAAAAAGGTAGTAAAATaagagtgtgtgcacgtgtgtgcatatgtgcgtccgtgtgtgtgtgtgtgtgtgtgtgtgtgttgcagtcaCGTTCCCTGGGCCGTGCTGCCACTCGTGCTGATAACAGAATTAGTGAGCTGCAGGCGCTCATAGAGGAACTGCAGTGGGATACAGAGAAGGTTCGCCGGCGAGAAAACCGTCTCAACACACACCTGGGAGAAGTGCTGGAgagggtaagtgtgtgtgtatgtgcgtgtgcactgtatttgtatttggcAAATACATTAAGACTGATTTGTGTATTATCCCATCTCTCATTGTTGAATTTGTGTCTTGTGCTGTCTTCCAGGTGAACAGTAAAGGCTATAAGGTGTGTGGTGAGGCCAGCAGTGTTTGTGGGACCATTACTATCAATAAGAGAAAGGTAAGAGGATGTGAGCTGtgaattttgtttgtgtgttgtgtcttcAGAACCCCCTCTCCCTCAAAGCTCTTCATAAGCTTCATTGCTGAGACAGTAATTGACAGAACCTTTATGTATGAATCCAGTAGTCGATATGGAATTATTTTTATGATGAACGTTTTTCAAGCACGAACTTTACAGGGACTGTTTATATGCGATATAGCTTGATCTGGGCAGCCTCTGCTGGTGATGTTTTGAAATTTGTTTAACTTTGTGCCTCCTTCCCATTCTTTGGCAGTTTGAAGAGATGAACAGTGAGTTGGAGGAGAACAGGGAACTGGCAGAGAACCGGCTGAGTGAGCTGCAGAAGCTGCAGCAAGACCTGCAGGGAGTTGTGCAGGAGAACAGCAGTATGAAGGTAGATGAATGTGCTTGCAGAAAGCGCATTCCACACATTTGTATCTCGCACACGCTTTACTTGCTGGAGCATTATCATAACCTCAATATTGCCAGCATTGCTTTGTGTTCTTTGACTAAAAAGACAAGTTTTACAATGTCACAGTGACCCAAATATAAAATTACACCCACCTTCAATTAATGGCAAAAACTTTAGCAAGATTCATGTAGTTGTCCTTTTAACACTTTCGTCTGTGAGTACCCTTAATATTCCCAATATAACTTAATGTAATGTTCTTGCCCTATTTGTCTACACCTCCTTTACCTTGATAATGTCTGAAATGGTAGAGGAACATTTTCATGCATTATATGATCATATATTACTTTGCAGAGCATACTGTGTCTAGTTACTTTTGAGCACTTAACAAGGGCAAGACTACTATTACTATTGAGCCACAAACCTCACTCTGTGTACTTGATCTATTTTTCTCCCTCAGTGCAGAATTTGTCTATACTGTTGTGTGTCCCAAGAATGTTGCACCAGTGAGGCCATGGTTAACACTTTCATTATGCTGTGCTGGTACAATAAAGTGGACCTGAATGGAATTAAGTTAAACTCTGGCCACAGTTTAGCAGTAGCTTGAAGGTGAATAGCACATCGACGTGGTCACACGTTTTTCTCTCAGGCAGAGCTGATGTCCCGGGCTGAGGGAGTGGTGAGGGAGACTGCAGAGTATCGCTGTCTACAGTCTCAGTTCTCAGTGCTTTACAACGAGTCTCTGGTGCTGAAAGCCCAGCTGGACGAGACCCGAGCTCGCCTTAACACCACGAGAGCTGCCCGCCTCCGCCAGCTTGACCACATGGAGGTATTtgccgtgtatgtgtgtgtgtgtgtgtgagaaactatATGTACTACCTTGCCCCAATATACAAGGATTGAAGTATTGAATTATATTTCCAATGATGTCCTTTATAACAGACCAGAAATTaatttgtactgtgtgtttccCAGAACGACGAAGTCTCTTTGCAGCGCAAAGTTCGTACAGAGGTGATCCAGCTGGAGGACACCCTCGCACAAGTGCGGAAGGAGTATGAGATGCTGAGGATCGAGTTTGAGCAAACGCTTGCTGCCAATGAGCAAGCAGGTAGGCTGCCCTTTCACCTTTACTGCCTCCCACAGCAGCATTATAAGCTGTCGCTGTCCTCGGCCTAATAAGCTGCCCTCTGCCTCGGCCTCATACAATGTCCTTGTCCTGCAAACCAAAAACATGAAGTGTGTTGCATCTTCCTTGCTCTTGTTCTGTTTCCATAAGGCCCCATAAACCGGGAGATGCGTCACCTCATCAgcacactacagacacacaaccagCAGATGAAGGGTGAGGTGGTCAAGTACAAGCTAAGGCTACGAGAAGCCCAGCAAGATCTCAACCAGGTGAGATCGAGAGAAAAGAATAGTGGAATAGTTAAAATAGTGGAAATGATGTCACACAGAGATGTTTATACCTCACAGCTCCGTGCTGCGAAGGGCAGTGCTGCCCTCCAATCACAGTCGAGCACAGAGATGGACATAAAAGAAGAGACTGCCTCCCCTTTAATGCCGGCCACCTCTGGAGATGTCATTGTGAAGGCGGGACCAGATAATGGTTCAGTCACGCCCACAAGCACTGGTAAATCCTAACCTTACACATCTTCCTTTTTAATGCCCTGAATTAATATatgtagatttatttattttttaaatattaaacactgGAGTCCTTAATGTATTAGTGAAGAGGAGTGTAGTACACGGAGCAGTAAAAGCTGTTCTCTGCATTTTTGATTGCTTGTCCGCTTAATTTGCATCTCCTCAGGCTTCTCAATTAAGACTGAACCTGGAATAGAACCAGAAGGAActgtggaagagaaagagaaagaaaaggagaaggagaaagaaaaagagaaagaacagagagagagggtgactCGTGGGAGTGGTGTGGGTGGACTGATaaaggaggagaaggaaaagCCAGGCACCAGCAGTGGCCAATCAGAAGACCCACCCGCAGAACGCTGCACTGTTATTGGAGGGCCCAAGCGTAAGGAGGTGGAGCAACTGAAGATCATCCGGGCAGAGCTTAAGTAAGACCTGTTGATGTCTTCAGTGATACTAATGTCAGAATTGTTCATGATTATAAAAGAGACAATCATTTTGAGTGTTGTGGACTTGATGGTGGTGCAGGAAAGCCCAGGAGTCTCAGAGAGAGATGAAGCTCTTGCTGGACATGTATCGTTCTGCACCTAAAGAGCAGAGGGACAAGGTGCAACTCATGGCTGCAGAGAAAAAGTCCAAGGCTGAGGTAAGCATAtccgcgtgcgcgcacacacacacgtacaatcTCATGTACCCAGAGACATGCAAACAAGCAAAAGTTCACTAATTTAATACTGTCTACAATCAATTGCTAGCAAAGCTAACAAAGTCCTATGCTAACAAAGTTGAATTAGGTATCTATGGCTATTaaatgcatctgtttgtgtgtgtatgcatattaGGCGGAGGAGCTGCGTCAGCGCCTTCGGGAACTGGAGGAgcgggagaggagagaagggaagaaaaTGGCAGATGAGGAGGCTCTGAGGAAGATCCGCTGTGTGGAGGAACAGATTGACATCCTCAACAAGAAACTCTCCATTGCCAAGCAGGTGGCTCCTGTTTttccttaaacacacactcttcctcgcTTTCAGAGACATTCCTAACAGTATCAGGAAAGTGACATTGATGTGTGGGTGGGCGGGCATGTCAGGAGGAGGATGCCTTGTTGAGTGAGATGGACGTCACCGGGCAGGCCTTTGAGGACATGCAGGAGCAGAACATCCGACTGATGCAGCAGCTACGTGAGAAGGATGATGCCAATTTCAAGCTGATGAGCGAGCGCATCAAGTCCAACCAGATCCACAAGCTCC
It encodes the following:
- the aldob gene encoding fructose-bisphosphate aldolase B, whose protein sequence is MTHQYPALSPEQKKALATIAQRIVAPGKGILAADESTGTMGKRLQKINVENTEENRRTFRDLLFSVDASISESVGGVIFFHETLYQKSNTSVPFPKLVKDKGIVVGIKVDKGTARLNGTDDETTTQGLDGLSERCAQYKKDGCDFAKWRCVLKISGCCPSALSIAENANVLGRYASICQQNGLVPIVEPEILPDGDHDLQRCQYVTEKVLAAVYKALSDHHVYLEGTLLKPNMVTAGHSCTKKYTPEEVAMATVSALRRTVPAAVPGICFLSGGQSEEEASLNLNAINQTPLHKPWKLTFSYGRALQASALAAWKGRAENKKAAQDAFCTRAKINGLASKGEYKPTGQADQAAMKSLYTASYNY